GCCGCGGTTTACGTGATCAAACTTCTCATCTCGAGCAATTTCGTTGGGGGAGGTAATCAGGCATGGTTCAACAACGCAATGCCCACTCCACATCATCGCGTTCTGACCAGCACCAACACGACACGTGCACCGGCTGTCCCTCTTGCGTGAAATTATTACGCATTGGCTTGCGGGCTGCAATGTCAAACCGGTGATGACGTGGCTGTACGCTGGTCAAACCCGCTGTTTTCCCAATTGTCAAAACTATTCAACGCCCACTGCCTATCCAACCAAATTTATTGTTCGTTGGAGTGGttgcatcctctctctctctctctctcaaaaatatAATCTGCTTTTGAATGACAATGAaagaaataatatgaaaattcacTATACGTAATTGAGAAGATTTTAAAAGGGTGATCACTAATTGCACTCCTgaaatataattctttttatttgaagCAGTTGATCTCTTAAAACGtgttcatttcaaattttcaaaacacGTGGGTATGCATCTTTGTCATTTGCAGCGACCTTAACTAATACATATGAAGCACTTGCTAACAAAATTTACCATGAATTCTTTTCGgacttttaaaatattaatttaacatgCATTGGATGTAGTTATAATATAAAGTTGGTTTCGTGCCATGCTTTAATAATACTAAGTTTCAAGTTAAGATATCTGAGTTAGAAGTTTCACTTTTGATTTCTTGTATAACCCTTTCACCCACCtatgaatttcatttttaatataaaccTCATACTTTAGAAATCCTCCAACTTCGGGCCTCAAAATTTAAGATCCATGCTTCTGACCTTCATTGTTAAACCGATTTTCatgtgtaaaaaatattttataatatcaATATATTCTAATGCGAACGCGGTTACTGAGAAACCAACGGTCCCCACAAACTAGCTGGACTCAtgtactgttttttttttttcggtccgCCATACGCGTATAGCAACTCCTCTACGCTCTCCACGCACTTTCTTTAAATCCACCCCAAACGCTCCCCAATCTTTCCCCATGCATTGCTAaaacttcctctctctctccgtgccATTTCCCTCCGTTTGCTTTTGAAACACCGAGTTCTCGTCCTTCGTTACTCTTCAGGAAACCCCTCTGAAGAAGACACGAGAACCCCCCGAAACTGCAAAAATCTTGTCTTCTCTGCAGAAATGGCCGACCAACAAGAACAGATCAGTCGACAAAACCCAGATCAGACAGTCCCCGTGTCCGTCGAGCCTCGAAGCCAAGACTCGGACAGACCATCGAAGCACAGCCTCCCGAACTTCCTCTTGTCGGTGAAGCTCAAGTACGTGAAGCTCGGTTACCACTACCTCATCTCCAAAGCTCTGTATCTACTCCTCGTGCCACTCCTCGGCATCTCCTCGGTTCACCTCTCAACCCTCACGGCTCGAGACCTGGCCCAGCTCTGGGACCAACTCAGGTTCAATCTCGTCACCGTCGTCGTCTGCTCGACCCTGATGGTGTTTCTGGTCACTCTCTACTTCATGACCCGACCCAGGAAAGTCTACCTCGTAGACTTCGCCTGCTACAAGCCCGACCCGGCCCGGATATGCACCCGCGAGACCTTCATGGAGTGCTCGGAGCTCACGAAGGCCTTCACCGAGGAGAACCTCGCTTTCCAGCGGCGGATCCTCGAGCGGTCTGGCCTCGGGCAGCGGACGTACCTGCCCGAGGCGGTGCTACAGGTCCCACCGAACCCGTGCATGGCAGAAGCGCGGGCGGAGGCTGAGACCGTCATGTTCGGGGCCGTCGACCAGCTGCTGGCCAAGACTGGGGTCAAGGCCAAGGACATAGGGATCCTCGTCGTGAACTGCAGCTTGTTCAACCCAACGCCATCATTGTCGGCGATGATCGTAAACCACTACAAGCTCAGAGGGAATGTATTGAGCTACAATCTTGGTGGGATGGGCTGCAGTGCTGGATTGATTTCTATCGACCTTGCTAAGCAGTTGTTACAGGTTtggattctcttttcctctctttttttctattcttcgaAGTGTAAGTTTGATGATAGAAACTAGCTTTGTACAATATCCTAAATGTTACCAAAGCCAACAAGGAACGGAAACTTTCATCGACGAAATAAATGCTAAATATAAGGTGGGTAACGGGAATTTTATTAGGTTCACTATTGAATAGCAGGCCATTTTATGATTGTGTCATCTAATCTAataacatttcataaaaattagaatcagGACAAAAAAACAGCAACTTTATTTAGGTTGTTTCTTTCCCTAGTTTACGCTTTCGTTGGTTGGGAAGTGGGAGTTAGTCAATCCAAGATTTATTTTGGCTCAGAATATAGGTCACCGGATCTAGGAAAGAGAGTTCCTGTCCCGTCCACATGTTCTTGCTTGCCCTTGGCAATAAATTCACGAGATCGGTGGCTCAGGGTACCTACCTACTTTTCAGTAGGCTAGAGTCTTGAATTGATTATCTACTCCCAACTGTATCTGTACTTACCTATATATCGAGAGATGCAATAAGTAGGTCAGAATAATAAAGCCAATCGTATATTGGCTTAGCTAGAGTTGAAATAGGATTTTCGCATTGTTGAATTCGATATATGAAGATGGTATTGAACATGAGCTTCATACATTCTAATATCCGGACCATCTACTAGGTGCAAAAGTTTCTAGGTTCTCTTGCTAGGGAAATTTAATTTTGGTcttatgaaaatgaaacttCAGCCTAATTTTATACTTCTCTTATGAATCAATCCCTAGGTACACCCTAACTCTTATGCCCTAGTGGTGAGCATGGAGAATATCACCCTCAACTGGTACTTCGGTAATGACCGGTCGATGCTCGTCTCAAACTGCCTCTTCCGGATGGGCGGCGCAGCAATCCTCCTCTCCAACCGGTCCTCAGACCGCCGCCGCTCCAAGTACCAGCTCATCCACACCGTGCGCACCCACAAAGGCTCAGATGACAAGAGCTACAGCTGCGTGTTCCAACGAGAGGACGACAAGAAGAAGATCGGCGTGTCGCTCTCCAAGGACTTGATGGCGGTTGCTGGGGAAGCCTTGAAGACCAACATCACGACCCTCGGCCCGTTAGTGCTCCCAATGTCGGAGCAGCTCTTGTTCTTCATGACTTTGGTCGCAAGGAAGGTGTTAAAGATGAAGATTAGGCCATACATTCCTGACTTCAAGCTGGCCTTCGAGCATTTTTGCATCCACGCTGGAGGCCGAGCTGTTCTCGACGAGATAGAGAAGAACCTCGAGCTCTCCGATTGGCACATGGAGCCATCACGAATGACTCTATACCGATTCGGGAACACGTCGAGTAGCTCATTGTGGTATGAATTGGCCTATTCGGAGGCCAAAGGAAGGATTAGGAAAGGTGACAGGACATGGCAGATTGCTTTTGGGTCCGGATTCAAGTGCAATAGCGCGGTTTGGCAGGCGTTGAGGACCGTCGACCCAGCGAAGGAAAAGAACCCATGGATGGATGATATTCACGAGTTCCCTGTCCATGTTCCGAAAGCGGTGTCCATTGGATCTACCACAAAATAAGTGCATCGCTCGGGACGTTGCCAATATAGGCGAGGTTGATTTTGAAGGATATGCAGAACCTTAATTCTCCTTTTAACTTGTGTTCAAGCGCAAGCATCATCCCAAATCTACTCGATATTAAACTTTTCTTCTCCTGGAATCGATTCCTGGAAGAAGTGTGCATTTAGCTTTGTAATTGTCCATATGACCGGTCAAAGCAGGTTTTCTATAGCTGGATTAATTGAAGAAACTATTGTGAAGTACACctataatgaaaaattaatttgagactTCGAACTTTATATTCCACGAAGGCTTTTAGATGTTATTACCTCTCTGAATGATAAAACTACGAAAAAATTCCTCAACTTATTAcacttatatcaattcaattttaaatattttaatttggccatttactcttaaaccttttgacaatttatcaactTAGTCCATCAagtcaattttgactagaattCGTTGACGTGGACCTCAGCCATCTTATGTAACACCAATAGcattgatgtgaataatttataatttttttatttatttttcattgatttatttatttattttttctttttatattctattattttcaTTGTGGCCGGTGAGCATCATGGCCCTCATTGGTGGCAAGTGAGAGTCGCCACACTTTAGTCTAGGTGAGCCCTCACTATTTTTGGCGAGGGATGACCCTCGCCTGACTATGGGGGTGGAGCCCTTGCTAGGCGATAAGCTTACAACATGCTCATAACCTTAAAAGAggatttttccatgatattTTGCCTATCTAAATTACTAATTTctattttggaatttatctagATAGATATTTtgatgaatgatgtggaattatTTGAGTTCGTTAAATGAGACATGTTAAAAATATGAAAGGAAGCCCTATCTTACACACAATCCTTTATCTACAAGATGAGTGGAAAAATTCCATATACTCAAGGTAAAGAGTGATGAGAGACATTTAATTTCTCTATCTTAAACACTATAGGAAAACTGTTGTTTAACCCATTTGAGCTTGAGTATTTGGAAAATTCTTTTAGATTACAGTTGTCTAGAACCACCCAACATTGCACTAGAATGGAGGTAGGGTTGGCATTATAATGTGAGAAAAATGGATTAAACTTTCTTGCCCTAACTTATATCAATCATTGAGTGTCTTTATTGTAGGTGATCTCAAACGAGAATTTAAGTGCCTTAAGATGatgaaaatcatttcttttttctattgtgTACATTCTTATACTTTGCATAGCCCAACTAAGCCTACAAATTCATTTCCCAAaccaattggtgatcatcccctaTGCCTGAGCAAGGCACATGAGTTACCACAGTGAATCAACATGATCCAAAGAGTCAATTGAAGATGAATACCTCGAGAAGCCAAAGTGTTGAACTATTCAAGAGCCAATGGAAATGCGATTGAGAGTGTGATAAGTTTGTGaattttttgcaagaaaattccaaaagaaataagagaaaattccaCGATATGTGtaaaaatctttttattaaactaattttatgagttttagaatttaattgcactttttaaaaatttagtatttttttttttatgaccctaGAACCCCCGTACAGTCGGCAACCGGCAAGGTAAACTAGGGGCGGCACTAGCCCAGGACCCAATGAAAATTTAgtatttgattgcactttcatgataatttttaggactcgattgtacttttgttataaattttaggacttaattgtattttttgaaagttttaggattcaattatacttttgttaTATCAAACGCAAATTattcaccaaaagaaaaatattatacttttgtgataagttaTAGGACTTTTAGTGTacttatttcaatttttgttaagTAGTGCTCACCGTCGAGGTGATCGAGTGTTTTAACTATTTATGGATATCCAAATGCTTCTTTTCCAATCCTCTTTGTTGGCGTGGGTGCTTGCTTTAAAAAACATTTGAATATCTGTAGATCATCTAGGAGTTGGATTAGTCTTTTCCAGAATTTGATGATTCTTTAGAAATTGTATTCGTATCCAAGTGTGCTTTCCCGGATTTCCAGATAAGTAGTGGCAGCTATGTACTCTATCTTTGTATTAGCATCTGCATTTTCATTACACATCATTGCATTTTGAAAGATGGGTACAGGCTCATTGAAATTTATCCCTCCAACAAAAATAGTCAATACATTGCATTTGCAcgaccaaaatttaggtattatttatcttcaaattaaaccTTCACGAGCACATTTTCAAAGAGGGACaattgttgatacctaaattttggtcattctTCTTAGTCATTTCTTAaactaaacatgcaatttctaaacaatagGTGAACTAATTCTATGTGACACgctttttttaggtttttttttttttttaattcggaATTAAAATTGcctaataattaaacatgcaatttaaattaaggaaaagaaaatcgtATCTTAGGAATGCGGTCAGATTGGACAATTTCATtatcatgaattatattttgaGTATGAGATTAAAATGGCAATTTTCCGTGTAATCACAAATTATATTTAGggcgtgagatcggattagcAATTATAATACGTTAGGAAATTAGTTGCTCAAGATTTTGGATAAGATAATATATCTAGGAATTCAATCATATGCATCCACAATATTTTAAACAAGGAaataaaattttcgaaaatcaaattaggCAAGACACCTAATCTGaatatttgttttcaaatttggATCGACAGATGGTGGCTCGCGAATCACGATCGGGACGGTGACCAGCGATGGTGCCTTGGTATCACAGCGATGGACTCACGGCGGTATGGACTTATGGGTGAGAGGTGGTGACGATGCAAGTGACTGTCAGACGGCGGGAAGCACCAGGGATCCGGCAAGAAAAATCACCAAAGGCACGGAATTGTTTTGTTGAGTTTCTAGTATCATGATTAACTCGGTTGAGCACGTCGGGGACCAGTCACTCTTTTCCGCTCCAACTCTTTATACTTTTCTGTTTATTTCTTCCTCTGGGAAGGTCCAGCCGATGGAATGCTCCTGAGGATCTCCTACCCTGACATTCTTATTTAAATCTTCAATTCACCACCCAACTTTTGTCCTCTTCTCTTCTATCGACTCTCGATCACTGACTGTGCAGCGGTGTGGGACGGA
This region of Eucalyptus grandis isolate ANBG69807.140 chromosome 8, ASM1654582v1, whole genome shotgun sequence genomic DNA includes:
- the LOC104456147 gene encoding 3-ketoacyl-CoA synthase 11, which encodes MADQQEQISRQNPDQTVPVSVEPRSQDSDRPSKHSLPNFLLSVKLKYVKLGYHYLISKALYLLLVPLLGISSVHLSTLTARDLAQLWDQLRFNLVTVVVCSTLMVFLVTLYFMTRPRKVYLVDFACYKPDPARICTRETFMECSELTKAFTEENLAFQRRILERSGLGQRTYLPEAVLQVPPNPCMAEARAEAETVMFGAVDQLLAKTGVKAKDIGILVVNCSLFNPTPSLSAMIVNHYKLRGNVLSYNLGGMGCSAGLISIDLAKQLLQVHPNSYALVVSMENITLNWYFGNDRSMLVSNCLFRMGGAAILLSNRSSDRRRSKYQLIHTVRTHKGSDDKSYSCVFQREDDKKKIGVSLSKDLMAVAGEALKTNITTLGPLVLPMSEQLLFFMTLVARKVLKMKIRPYIPDFKLAFEHFCIHAGGRAVLDEIEKNLELSDWHMEPSRMTLYRFGNTSSSSLWYELAYSEAKGRIRKGDRTWQIAFGSGFKCNSAVWQALRTVDPAKEKNPWMDDIHEFPVHVPKAVSIGSTTK